Proteins co-encoded in one Arachis hypogaea cultivar Tifrunner chromosome 13, arahy.Tifrunner.gnm2.J5K5, whole genome shotgun sequence genomic window:
- the LOC140177471 gene encoding protein ALP1-like, which yields MSFFFHRSGETISRHFHNVLHAILSLEGESFKQPSGEDVPYEIHNNSRFYLFFKDCIGAIDGTHSRVKVSRVEVPRFRGRKDHPTQNILAACGFDMKFTYVLAGWEGTASDSRILKDALSREHPLRIPEGKYYLGDAGFMLKPGILTPYRGVRYHLKEYSVRELQNPKELFNHRHSSLRNVTERCFRVLRKRFPIIAGDTEPYYSFETMRDIFLACCILLNFLMGVDVDQSIIDAVDRELLQEQSIDRSQPNQPRNEEYRHASLLRDNIAFEM from the exons ATGTCTTTCTTCTTCCACCGCTCAGGGGAGACAATTAGTCGTCACTTTCACAATGTCTTACATGCTATTCTGTCGTTAGAGGGAGAGTCCTTCAAGCAACCATCTGGTGAAGATGTTCCTTatgaaatacataataatagtcgATTCTATCTGTTTTTTAAG GACTGCATTGGAGCCATAGATGGAACTCATAGTCGTGTGAAGGTATCAAGGGTGGAAGTCCCTCGTTTTCGGGGAAGAAAAGATCATCCAACACAAAATATTTTAGCTGCCTGTGGGTTTGATATGAAATTCACGTATGTCTTGGCTGGTTGGGAAGGAACTGCCTCTGACTCTAGAATTTTGAAAGATGCTTTAAGTAGGGAACATCCACTTCGAATACCCGAAG GAAAATATTATCTAGGCGATGCTGGATTTATGCTAAAGCCTGGGATACTGACACCATATAGAGGTGTTCGGTATCACTTGAAAGAGTATTCAGTACGTGAGCTACAAAATCCCAAAGAATTATTCAACCACCGACATTCTTCATTAAGAAATGTCACCGAAAGATGTTTCAGAGTTTTAAGGAAAAGATTCCCAATTATAGCCGGCGACACAGAACCTTATTATTCATTTGAAACTATGCGAGACATTTTTTTGGCATGTTGCATACTGCTTAACTTTTTAATGGGTGTCGATGTTGATCAGTCTATAATTGATGCGGTTGATCGAGAATTGCTACAAGAACAAAGCATAGATAGATCACAACCAAATCAACCACGTAATGAGGAATATAGGCATGCATCGTTGTTAAGAGATAACATTGCATTCGAAATGTGA